In Carya illinoinensis cultivar Pawnee chromosome 6, C.illinoinensisPawnee_v1, whole genome shotgun sequence, a single genomic region encodes these proteins:
- the LOC122314468 gene encoding MLP-like protein 28: MSLSGKVEGEVEIKAPAEKFREIFSGRPHHISNVSPEKVQGCALHEGDWGTEGSVICWDYVHDGKAKVVKEIVEAIDEQNHSVTFKVVAGDLMEEYKSFKAVLQATPKSEGSVVHWTFEYEKLSADVPEPNTSLQFVLDLSKDIGSHLSQ; this comes from the exons ATGTCTCTGTCTGGTAAGGTGGAGGGAGAGGTAGAAATTAAGGCACCAGCTGAGAAGTTTCGTGAGATCTTCAGCGGCCGACCACATCACATTTCCAATGTCTCCCCTGAGAAAGTACAGGGTTGTGCTTTGCATGAAGGTGACTGGGGCACTGAGGGCTCTGTCATCTGCTGGGATTATGTACATG ATGGGAAAGCTAAAGTTGTAAAGGAGATAGTGGAAGCAATAGATGAGCAAAACCACTCGGTGACATTCAAAGTGGTAGCGGGAGATCTGATGGAGGAGTACAAGAGCTTCAAAGCCGTTCTTCAAGCCACACCAAAGAGTGAGGGCAGCGTGGTTCATTGGACCTTTGAATATGAAAAGCTGAGCGCGGATGTTCCAGAACCCAACACTTCTTTGCAATTTGTACTTGATCTCAGCAAAGACATCGGCTCTCACCTTTCCCAGtga